TCGGAGGGGTGTGGTACTCCAACAATGAGACAAACCTAAAGTGACAGCGCCAAGTACAGAGTGAATCCAAACTATGCGGGATATGGAAGATTAGCAGTGACCCCACCAGGCCCTGTCACACTACCGGCAGTTTCAAATCCTATCACTGAACTGTCACGCTGCGGAGTGTCTACAATGCCCTGCTTATAAAACACTGGAAATCTctggcttttttttgttttttttttgttcttgtttattccactgaacacattctgttcTTCAGTGCAAATGATTTATTCAAATATTCTGTAAATAATCTATTACCATGAGCTGTGGACAGGTCGTTGTGCTATGCAGCAAATTACAAAGCCACAACAAGtctttaatttgcatttttgttttttttataagaacTAACACTGTGCAGGCCATTGTGATACAGATGCATTTAATCTGATGTGGGCGATATGATGTTGGAAAATTAATCCCGCTCTGACAAATCTGGAGAGGATGTTTCATTATGATTCTGTACTTTTggtttacttttgttttaatgcaGATTTATGCTCAAACAATATGCTTTTTGGACACACACGCAATTGTTTCAGCTTTAAATGAGAAGGTGCACAGCCAAGTATCTCGTCTGTGCTGATAATATTCATTTTGAGCCTTTCTTCATTAGATTTTAATACATTGCCACATTGCCGAACCCCAAGTTTACCAAACAAGTGCACACATTCTTCATTAGACACACCAGACCCTGTATTGTTCTACGCACCGTTACAATTATTGTCACTGTAACACTGCTGTTTGTATCTGTATATGACCTTGgcgtttaaataaaaaacattgttcCTTCTGTGTTGTCCCTCTTTTACAACGAAAATTAAAACCACCACAAAGACAACTATTTACtacaaaaaaacacttgtaatgacAGTTGTAGATGATTCTCCAACTATCTTCACCTGGTATGATTTAATATAGactcacaaaactgtcaaattattattattattactcagaTTCAGCTctaagcaataataataataataataataataacatccaCTTTACACGGTCTTTGGAAAGCAGCCGCTGATCTCCACCACCTCGGGCCAGTCCCCATATGTATTATTCTTGGGCTCATTTACAGAAATCtgacaacataaaaaaaaaaaagcacatattgaacatttttcctgtttttctttCAATCAAAATAGAAAGATTTTACTGACCCCTACAAGAAGAGACAGAATTGCAGTCATAGCCGTCACTAACCTTTTCAAATGGGCTCAGATTATGTCCTGCTACGCCTGCAAACACCCAGTTGTCTCTGCTTTTTAGCGTCTTGATCAAAGTGCTCCCCATGCCTTCCAAAACGTCCCTTATTTCATCTGTCAGCCTGCTCAGGAATATTTAGAGACTGAATAAAAGAAATGGGAtctcttttttttgcttttactatagCGGCTCCTCACTTTTTTGTCACATCATCAAACGTGGCGAGCAAAACAATCCTCCCCGGCTCGATCTCTTTCAGATACGTCAAAATTTCTTCCGGTCCTGTCAGAGAACGCACAAGTTATCAAAAAGGTGGAGTTTTCATTCATCGCATTAGAAAAACACGGCAGAAAGACACGCAGTTTGAACAGAACCCATGTAAACATAACTCAGTGCCTATAATGGCTGTGTCAAAATCTGATTTCTGAAGATCATCGAAATGTCATGTACATCTGATGCAAGTAATCGGATTTctttctaattattcacaactATGCAGGTTTTGACAGGGAACATTAAGCAAAAAAGGGCAAACTAATGTGtcaaggaaaaaaatgaaataaaaaaatgttacaagatagaagaaaaaaaacaaaaaacattcaagCTATCTGATTGTCTGCAGTTATGCGCACACTCAAAATCAGATTATCATATTTCTGGAGTTGTACGACTGTTAAAATGATAAACAGCAAAGTCATCTGATTTCTCTctgatcatggtccctctgaCATTGAAATCATCTTATAAACAACGGGTTTTAAGTCTTGAGGATGTAACCCGGACATGAACACGTAAATAAACATAACAGACCATTATCCACATTCAGTTTGATGGATTTCCGGGGaattgttgccatagcaattaacaactgaaaacaaaattacatttgaatGGTGAAAGTCCTTAAAACGTCAGctataaacaggaaactgaaacaaaCCGACTAAAAACGGTCAAACTTACGGCCATCCTTTGAGTTAAGATATCCAAATTTATCCACAGCTCCGGTCACCCCTGCAAAAATATTTCCAGTGTTTATTTAATTGCCCGTCGTATTTGCGCAAAAAAATTCtcaattattttcatttcattgagATCTTGCCTTACCATTTACCACTACAATGTTAAATCCTGGTCCCACATTGTTGCTAATATGGCTCATTAcactgtgagaaaaaaaaaagatagtgAATTAAACCGATTTATCTATGAAAAGTAAACTGAGTACATACATTTGACCGTCGAAACATATCGATGGCCCGACGACAGTATGTGCACCACTTTTGACGCGCACAGCAAAGGTTCCTACTGGACAGTCCTtcaataaatcacattttatctTTGGAGCTGAATTGGCTGAAACAAAATGATCAGCTCAGAATGATCATCCATGCAAAGAATATACAGTTGTATGTTAGTAAAACGTGTGCAAAATAGACAAGAACGTACCAAAAATGTCATCTGCTGTCAGGTAGTTATCGAATGGATGCGTGGTGATGAGTATCCATGCTATCAGGATAATAATCACCAGGGAGATGAGCTGCACAACCACTgttaagcaaaataaaataaaaataaagtgaagtAAGGGagtaaataacacaaaaactttctacttttttagcttttagccaTTATGCTTATTCATGAGGTTTACACAAAGACAAATCAGGACCATCGCTACAGCACGAAACAACTTAAAACTAATTATTATATAGTTTGAATGGTaaacagtcctcaaaatgtcacctgtaAATATGAAgctgaaactaatattttacattttagccGGAGGACAGATCAGAAATCGTGGAGTTTGTGGTTTAACTGTCAAACTGCAGATTTGTTGTCCTCATTCATGGCTAATATCCCTGGGCCTATGTCCACGTGAAACGAAACACCAACATCTCAAACAAACGAAGGTGAAGTTATATTTTCACAACAACTTCAacaaagtggtgccattattcaaactAAAAATGTGATAGTTGTCATTTGAAAGGATTTTAACCCTGAAGATGAATCTGGCATGTTTATGAAGCCAATGTCTAACAATCAAtcaattattttgtattaatggAACTAATTTGCAAATATATAACAATGATGACAagacaaacatgaaaatattataaaaaaataactatacCATTACCCACAGCTCTTCACAATTGTAAAGTAACTAGTACATTTGATCAATTTCTGTAAGTCAGAAGCATAAATCACAGCATCTTACCTCGGCATCTCATTCTGCACCTACAAAACCCAACAAAACTATGTCAATATTACAGattatattgtcattttaagcAATCTGCGGGTGCCCTCAGTACTTCCTGACGCTGATGTACTGAATGCAAAACCAGTTTGGGAGAAATATCTTGCACACACCCACATTACATGAACTAGATGATCGAGTTTCAGACATGCGCTCACTATACAACAAGTAATggatactgttttgttttcatttgagtTGGGCAAAACATTGGGGTCACGTCCTCTGTGGAAGTGACAGAAAGATGTCAAAATAGTACAAACCTGTAATctattgaaagaaaaaaatcaaaactatgtatagtagtagtaggagtagtagtagtatagtacaCAAATCGTTTTTAAACAGTCCAGGGCCATATTAAGTTTTACAATCAAAGAGCATAAGGCCGATTTGAAACTGCACAACACCTCACCCTTCACTCACCATTTCATCTTTGCACTATTTGTACTTAGCCCATTTCTTGTACACTGTATAGCCTCGTTGAATTTGTACTTACTATTGTTTGTTCGTACTAACTGTAAATACTATGACTTGTAAATACTGTTGCCATTAATATTTTTCCTctttattgtattatattgtattatgtgAACTACTGTGCCCAAATAATTTCCCTTGTTCAGTAAAAttctaactgtgcacttcccaTTGGATTAGACCTGTTGATATGAATACAGTGCACCCATGGAGTTATAGTATTtggaccagaaaagttgcacagtgccaCTTTAACATGCAGGAATCAGTCGTTGCAGTTACACGTTGCACTCAAAATCAGATTcgtatctcttttttttttgttttttttctttaaaagattattaaaatgacatgtaaaaagCTGATCTAAATTTAATCATGATCCCTCTGAATACTCACACCAGATTTTGCTGCAGTTTACATGTTGTAGAGCAGAAGATGGTCCACTATAGTCGGTGATCTCCATAAAACACAGGTCCAAATATCGTGTTGAAGCTCCTGCACCAGCCTCTAGAGCCAAGTCCACAAGAAGCAGGTAAGAAACATTCTACCTCTCAATCTAGCAGCACCTGTACTACTTTTTTCTGCCCCTTTTTATATGCTCACGGGTACACAGAGCCAACACCGCCCCCTTGTGGCTAGGAAAGAAAGTACATTTAGTCTCTTACACGTCATTTATGTCATCTTTAAAGGTTCAAAAATCAGATTACAATCAGATTTTCGTTTGCATGTGAAGAAGGCCACGTTCTAATAAAAGTACTTGTATTTTCTACTCACTATGGAGCACTGTGAACTCTGAAGTAAACTAAGAGTGTCTGAGTTTTAGTTGCAGAGAGCGGAGGTCTCACCTTTGTGTCAGCAGCAGTCTGGGTCCTGCTGTCATGTCACTCCAGAGCCTCATTGTGATTATTCAGAGCACTCTAATGATCacagctctgtctctgctgtgacTGGTACAGGAAACATACAGTGTGTATCAGATGACACGTTTTAGTGAAGGTGCCAAGTCATATCTGCAGTGGAAACGTGTTTTACATCTGTCTCTGCTCACTCTCATGTACTATGTTATATGCCACATACTACAGgcacatatttaggctgcagtACTTGAGAACACCCATAGTAGGATATTTGTAAGAGGTTATAAATGAGTTGTAACAAACCACAATTGATTTTCAACTGTTTACAGCAACATGAATAGAATTTTCTCTCTACACGTTATAACAGTAAAGAGACACTGAATCTTCTAGCAAtctcaatcttttttttttttccttttttctatGAGCAGGATGTGTTCCCGCAGACAGCCACCAGAGGGACTTTGTGCACTACAGAAGGAGCATTATGCATTTTGAGTGTCCAGGGACTGAAGGAGCAAGAAGCAGCACCAAATCCTCTGATTTTCTGATacaataaatccactgtgtcACTTAGAAATAGACTTTTATAGCAAAGGAAAATGATATAAGAATGGCTTTTTCAAAATTATCTACGCACAACAGACTGTATTCAACATTTGACTTGTATTGGAGTCTTTCTAAAGAAATACCCAGTGTTAGTGGCAGCTGCAGTGCTATTTTTACTACTAACGACATGTAAATGAGCAGCTATAAAAAGCCAAACTCAAACGTATTAATGTCATATGTTATTTTCAAGACCACTGAATAGTTGTGACTGATTATCGTGTCAAACTGTGACTTTCTTAGAATTATGGAAACCAGTTAGTATTGTCATTATGGGCCtataaaagtttgatttcaatTCTAAACAATGGGCTTGATACTTAATACTGTTTTCAATACCACGATAATACCGTACCGTGATAATAATGTTTGACAATAAACATTTTGTAGAGTTTTTTAGTACTTTCTATATATTAACATGTGGTCTGATACTAGTTTTGATAAAGGTTATTTAAAAACTGTTCAAGAAAGGTCACAATCCATTCTgttcatgtgactttttcagtgcCAGTACTTAAGTTCAGTTAGTACCGTGTTTCGATACCAATTTCAGTAGCAATTAATACCTGTCCatatttttgacaactctaaAAGCAATCAGGAGGAGTGGTCTTTCGTAAAATggtagctgtcaacttgaaatgTGCACTTTGATGTCTCATATGTGGTTGGTCTTCTCTCGTAAGTGGGTTAACATTAACATGAAAAAGCCCATAGATTTCAAAGGGAATTGGTCCTCTGATAGATAGCTTCAGTCACAGTAAGACTATTTTTAGATGCAAGTCATTTCAGATAATGTCAACTCTCAGCTTGACGCTAACGGCATTTTTAATAACTGATTTATCATGAGTAATGTCAGTGTTCCATATAACAAAATGTATAGCTGAGAAGACAGTGGGTTTTCATTTCACTAGAACAGAGTTAACGTCATTAGGTAAGATTTTACTACAAATCTTGCCaagttttttctagtttttttagctaaagtttataatttgacttcctgggtgcacatgggcagcagatgtggcaCATGGTAGAGTTAGGCCTAATTTCCCCCCCcccaactgttacctagcaaccgtgttaacaagggccaaagccAAAAGTCTAATAGTTAGggttagactaataaaaatagataacaaAAATTAATGTTTggactgtcagaaaaatacctaaTACTGTTTTAGAACTCTGCACTACTACTAATGCAAaagtatgataaatatttaccagatactatcccaccaaaccaaatacttagaaaaacatgatgtggcaaggcaagtttatttgtatagcacaattcgtacataaggtaattcaaagtgctttacagaataagaaagacattaaaatcacacaaatcaaaacataaataatcacccaatctgcagctctctcacccactcgtctgcccctttaaaaactctctctctcgctctttaaACAcggtcttgctcagtttaagaactttcccattactttacaaaaaactttcctgtcacttctcaaatactttcctgtcactttactatgtctaatataaaagtccatcagtccatgtttcttttgtcatcataaaattaccattaaaggagaagaggcagaataaaaacctttcagtcgtatgcacagataaacagaaccgttttgagcctggatttaaacattgtcaaagtagaggcctggctcacatcttcaggaagactgttccaagttttagctgcataaaacttaaacgctgattctccatgtttagtcctgactctgggcaccagcaggaggccgatccctgaagtcctcagagtgtgagatggttcatatggcactaacatgtcggagatgcactttggacctaggccatggagagacttgttcacaagcagagctgctttaaagtctattctttgagctacaggagccagtgcagagacctgagcacaggacttatgtgctcatacttcctggttctagtcaggaaccgagcagcagtgttctggatgttctgttctgtgttaaggctcgtttggagaggccagtgagcaggacgttacagtagtctaacctactggagacaaatgcatggataagtctctctaagtctggctttgacagtttacctttgatttttttcaatgttttttaggtggtaaaaagctgcagatgttattgatttgatgtggctgttaaagttcaagtctgagtccattattatgtgcactttaaaacagCCGTATTACagtccatggagatgatgagGTCCAAGTAGCATTGTGTCCCGCAGTAATGAGAATACTATgtgtaaaatatcaaaaattaaaaaataaaaacttaagaaaaaacTTTGATATTTTAAAAGAATTTTACCTTCAAAGTTTGCACGTTGTGATTTTACACAATGATAAGAGCATTCTTCATTGAGTCTTCAAATATTTGTTCTTCTTTGGGAACTTTCCAAAATTCTTCATTGACTTAGTTGacatatttgtttagtttttttcaccAGGCAAACTCAGATAGAAATGTTGACTTGAACCTTACAGGGATGTTCAAATAATGGAAAATCATTTTGTTTGAAGATGCTACTTCTTaccatatatatcttttgacaaACGAAATACATGCTTTATTTGTTCATAACGACTTTATTCAGGgtgataaatattttaaaaagtcaattttaaaatTTAAGAGTGGTTTGAGGCATTAAAGTGCGTAACATTATACTTAAATATGCAGTTGTAACGATAAACACAGTAATCTCAAGGTCAAGGTCATTTAAAAGTAGAAGTAACACAATCCTCATTAGAATTTATTCAACACTGGAAGATGCTTAAAATGCTTAAAAGTTGGGTAGAAGTTAGGCTCCAGTATGCACATTAGAATTTGAATGTAAACGTATTACATAAGGCGCTGatatcaaagtttttttttagtttttttttttttttaataaagagaTAACACTGACGAGAATGTGATTTGACATATACAAATGTCGAAACAAAAGCACACAGTTCACATAATCTTCAACGGGCTCAGCTGCAATCGTCTTTAAAATTCATCTGAGAAGTTCCTGTCAAAGAGGATGAAGAAAGGAGAAGCTGTGGGAGCTGTTTTATCACATGAGAGAGCGAAGAACAAAGCAGAAGTGTCCCAACCTCATctgactcctcctccaccacacaGGGCACGCCATCGCTGCCCTCCTCCGCCAGAGTAGTGGCGTAGTCGTCGTGTCGCTGCAGCACAGAGTACCTGTATGTGGCctcactgcaaaaaataaatacataaataattaaagcaAATAAAAGTCATAGAACAAGACTTGAAGAAATCAAAATGCCGTGCTTATAAATGGCACAGCAGTTATATGTAGTTAAACACTTGGTTTGTTTAAAGTGATTTTCAACACATTCATCAgcattagtttattttttttctcaataccTTTACAGTCTGTGATACCTTTAAAATTGCACCTTTACTTTGCATTCAGCAtttcataaaacacacaaaagttcTCATGGCTCAAACATTCAAGTTTTCATCTGTTTTTCAATGTTTGGTTTGAACTAAGAAAGTGCAACCTTGAATTTAAAGTTGTGTTGCTTAAAGTTGAGTTAGTATTTAACACTAGAATCAATAGGTTGCATTCACATTCATgaatttgatcatttcagaTGTAGAATATAGAATATAGATCTAATGCTTttgacaaatgttgaatctaTCATTAGTTGACAGGAATTGGCTCCATAAACTTGCCATACTGAACATAATTTATAACATGAATTTATGTGATTGGGATTAAATAACAACGCTTTTGTCAAAAcatcatttcacttttgtttatttgtgctaccagtgaagatgttgaactttatgCCAAtttctgtttcatgtggatgtgcccagtaattacaaagcTATTAATTATAGACCAGGTCGATAAGTTTGCAAtctcacagttaaacagcaaatttcaCTGTTGGCCGTGTGTAACAGAACTTTTACATCAGATTTTCCCTTATCTTTTCACCTGTGGATCTAAAGGCTCAGGAGTAACCCCCATTTCCTCATGACTTACTTTAATGAAAGGTATTAAAGCACACCATTGAACTTGCTTACTTGACTGGGAAGCAGTATTTCCGGATGATCAATACTGCAGCGGCTATGGCAGCAGCACAAACAAAGATTACTGAGGCAATAAGGCCAGGATGGAGTCGAGGCCCCACCTGAACAAAGACAAATGAGAGTAAAGTGATTTAACAGTGAGGTACAGTTAAAGAGCCCATAAAGCTCACAGTATGATGAGTGGAGCTGATAAAAGGAAGAGATGCAAGGATAAATGACAGCTTAATATGCAGCAGCAGCGCTCAGGAGCAGGAGGTGTTTAACCCGAGAGAACAAGCGCAGAGGAGACTGTGTGGAGCGCGTGAACTGACAATCAATATAAAGGAAGAGATGAGTTGATAATTGTCTTTTTAACAGAGTTGTATCGTTCATACAGGGGAAATATGGGTGTGATTTTGTGCTGCAaatggtataaaaaaaaacctgacatAACAGCTTCATTTGAGgtgcattatataactttttgaCGGACTGTCTGCCCtctgcttatttccatgaagatgttattgctttgcacagaatgtttcacagtatggaattaaactcaTCTAGCTCTAAAAATACAAGCACCAGGACAAataacaagtcagatctgtgttgaagcgagcccactcactgtaagaatgcatgtttttaaccCCTGTAaactgagtaaatgcaagatagtaAGATGAGTAAGAGACGTACCTCGAATAAGAaacttacacagtgcatctaTGAGACAAGATATAAATAGTGACAATAGAAGTATCATATTATGTGAAATCGAAGTCCTGGCAGCAGCAACTTTTCATCCACGTTCTTTTGCTCCAGTAACATCCACAGTGGAGCCTAGTTTTTAGTAATGCTATTTCTATCAAAGAACTTT
The sequence above is drawn from the Periophthalmus magnuspinnatus isolate fPerMag1 chromosome 5, fPerMag1.2.pri, whole genome shotgun sequence genome and encodes:
- the si:dkeyp-67f1.2 gene encoding protein FAM3D, whose amino-acid sequence is MRCRVVVQLISLVIIILIAWILITTHPFDNYLTADDIFANSAPKIKCDLLKDCPVGTFAVRVKSGAHTVVGPSICFDGQIVMSHISNNVGPGFNIVVVNGVTGAVDKFGYLNSKDGRPEEILTYLKEIEPGRIVLLATFDDVTKKLTDEIRDVLEGMGSTLIKTLKSRDNWVFAGVAGHNLSPFEKISVNEPKNNTYGDWPEVVEISGCFPKTV